A portion of the Hylaeus volcanicus isolate JK05 unplaced genomic scaffold, UHH_iyHylVolc1.0_haploid 12237, whole genome shotgun sequence genome contains these proteins:
- the LOC128884079 gene encoding uncharacterized protein LOC128884079 isoform X2: MKYRHFCTFYFYIKICLYTQFHISSAQQQPHDQSMTHMNANHRFSSSVTPKIVPSPSNTTEFNKLERDECVLDSYILFFCCIFLVAGILQLLVSKVSIINIPLSIIWFIFGMSISLIVHLVAKKKPCYFTENIHDHKIYLFLYGAQYISKTKAEVIYLIFLPILLYDASLHIKWHHFKRFAYSGITLAVLGVAYQVAVVGILFYLTLSDDHLLVPNFDKTLKRNTALCNAFLITTSLVSTDPVAVISVLQSLNASVKLVTMFEGESLINDGTSVLLFQFFKSLSLGHVVSWNGILLRLLSLLFLAPVFGYFVGVTIYRTVRYFPKHPETQATMLMVTSYLVYFVSEKFISTSGPVAIVCYGIYYTAFGHVGLGREGHLQHLHSVNVLAGLANTSLFIIAGSITMRMLLEGILQENGVPIRIIFHIPIFYIYLILGRASMILLFLPLIKRTGYGINWKEIILFVWGGLRGAIVLAMGLMIEQDERISPVMRRRSVLYIAGTTLFLLVINGASFEVLFTYLNAYPPKPFRRVYLERVMKHIDQKYFKECTVLKNYWLFQGTEVLKFANLVVPQLGWRRMDNHGRINVTLPQISSKWDNLLKELEIQESLYINSIQEPEFSNDVYCILHNPLNHQKISELTHATATSFLGLHEPQHSAKSFNAVQSMELLEKIPLKLDKKTYSPRSNCASTMTYKESSFKTKKIFSRDTCKARSVNIPCSPGNSKSNNPVLHESLKYNNTLDIYPEKMDFCNNNNNNNNINDINDNASQCARDPCEENLDIPYSCHKNVQFNENIPVNGNSPYQTTARMTCLRHPDWCREGFYFYPSAKERIKMKNKQERPLPASSQTFVSKTPDNVQTTLHRSFDILTKGHQESTGQFKFSESFNTKHYFSNNPVPISKTSHPLHRSGTRKKRELIKHMTTPRHHSSDKLTADCLEGWTFFSDDDCDAECRSFDYKRKSPKSNTKKDTFIKKIQNFKNYNQKQYRTPWKTFSKKSLKDKLDATNSIRMLRREREGELYIMAFNAIGAMYKQLYDQHLINGAVLRILKSVLDSAVDFSVGKLRRSPILAWREACSEAGNHHLSSGEDTYRTFRLSEHHLQSMTAFEVEWRVLESRLLRSCKPRRYWGSFLQRTKKKQPILAAALDYKKILNYIQQLSAFVDVHEELLYRGGSSLSKLLGSRLSSSYQLQVKKAKKFMIYLIKKFPYGFPYALVVHAATLLIHFKQQLIIEQEKKGLLLEEDVFTLNELMNNQLHDLVSFSPIVYLNILKHLLSYTTLFC; the protein is encoded by the exons atgaaatatcgccatttttgtactttttatttttacataaaaatttgtttatatactcaatttcacatttcatcAGCTCAACAACAACCACATGACCAATCAATGACTCACATGAACGCAAATCATCGTTTCTCCTCTTCTGTTACCCCTAAAATAGTACCATCACCTTCAAACACAACTGAGTTTAATAAATTGGAAAGGGATGAATGCGTTTTAGATAgctatattttgtttttttgttgtatttttctaGTCGCTGGCATACTTCAGCTGCTGGTTTCTAAagtttctataataaatattccgtTAAGCATTATATGGTTTATATTCGGTATGAGTATAAGCTTGATTGTTCATTTAGTAGCTAAAAAAAAACCCTgttattttacagaaaatatacatgatcataaaatatatctatttttGTATGGTGCTCAGTATATTAGTAAAACAAAAGCGGaggttatttatttaattttccttccaATACTCTTATATGACGCTTCTTTACATATTAAATGGCACCATTTTAAACGATTTGCATATAGTGGTATTACATTAGCAGTGCTTGGCGTGGCGTATCAAGTCGCCGTTGTGGGTATCCTTTTCTACCTGACATTATCAGACGATCATTTACTTGTACccaattttgataaaacattaaaaagaaataccgCCTTGTGTAATGCATTCTTGATAACAACATCTTTAGTATCGACTGATCCCGTAGCTGTTATCTCCGTTCTACAATCGCTCAACGCTTCAGTAAAACTTGTGACGATGTTTGAGGGCGAATCTCTTATTAATGATGGAACTtctgttcttctttttcagtttttcaagTCTTTATCTTTAGGACATGTAGTGTCATGGAATGGTATTTTGTTAAGACTTCTTTCTCTGCTTTTTTTAGCACCAGTTTTTGGTTATTTTGTTGGGGTGACAATCTACCGAACAGTTAGATACTTCCCAAAACATCCAGAAACACAA gCTACAATGCTAATGGTAACAAGTTATTTGGTCTATTTCGTAagcgaaaaattcatttctacaagTGGACCTGTAGCAATTGTATGCTACGGAATTTATTACACGGCGTTCGGACATGTCGGACTTGGTCGTGAAGGACACTTACAACATTTACACTCTGTTAACGTTTTGGCAGGATTAGCTAATACTAGCTTATTCATTATAGCTGGATCGATTACTATGAGAATGTTACTTGAAGGTATTCTACAGGAAAATGGTGTTCCTATTCGTATAATCTTTCATATTCCCatcttctatatttatttaatacttggACGAGCGTCTATGATTCTGCTTTTTTTACCACTAATTAAACGTACTGGGTATGGTATCAattggaaagaaataatactttttgtaTGGGGAGGTCTTCGAGGTGCTATTGTTCTTGCCATGGGACTAATGATTGAGCAAGATGAACGTATATCTCCAGTAATGCGTCGCCGTTCGGTTCTATATATAGCTGGAacaactttatttttacttgttaTAAATGGGGCGTCTTTTGAGGTTCTCTTTACGTATCTTAACGCGTATCCACCAAAACCATTCAGAAGAGTATATTTAGAGCGTGTAATGAAACAT ATTGATCAAAAGTATTTTAAGGAATGTactgttttgaaaaattactgGCTATTTCAAGGAACAGAAGTGTTAAAATTCGCTAATCTTGTCGTTCCACAATTGG gttgGAGACGTATGGACAACCATGGAAGAATTAATGTGACTCTACCGCAAATAAGTTCGAAATgggataatttattaaaggaaTTAGAAATACAGGAGTCCTTATATATAAACAG CATACAGGAACCAGAATTCTCTAATG atgTGTACTGTATATTACACAATCCTCTCAACCACCAAAAAATCAGTGAACTAACACATGCCACAGCAACATCATTCTTAGGTCTTCATG aaCCTCAGCATAGTGCTAAAAGCTTTAATGCAGTTCAGTCTATGGAACTTTTGGAGAAGATACCTTtgaaattagataaaaaaacatattctCCAAGATCTAATTGTGCTTCTACAATGACTTATAAGGAATCGTCTTTCAagacgaaaaaaatattttcaag AGATACTTGTAAAGCAAGATCCGTAAATATTCCATGTTCCCCCGGAAATTCGAAATCTAATAATCCCGTGCTACATGAATCTTTAAAGTACAATAATACGTTAGACATCTACCCGGaaaaaatggatttttgtaataataataataataataataatatcaatgatATCAATGATAACGCATCCCAAT GTGCACGGGATCCCTGTGAGGAAAATTTGGACATCCCCTATAGTTGTCACAAGAATGTTCAATTCAACGAAAATATTCCAGTGAATGGTAAT TCGCCCTACCAAACCACTGCTCGAATGACATGTTTACGACATCCTGATTGGTGTCGAGaaggtttttatttttatccaagCGCCAAAGAGcgcataaaaatgaaaaacaaacaagaaaGACCATTACCAGCATCTTCGCAGACTTTTGTAAGCAAAACTCCTGACAATGTGCAAACGACACTTCATCGAAGTTTTGACATTCTAACAAAAGGGCATCAAGAGTCTACag GGCAATTCAAATTCAGCGAATCATTCAAcacaaaacattatttttctaacaacCCTGTACCTATTTCAAAAACATCACACCCTTTACACCGGTCGGGTACTCGCAAAAAGCGTGAATTAATTAAGCACATGACAACACCAAGACATCACTCATCGGATAAACTTACAGCTGATTGTCTAGAAGGctggacatttttttctgacgATGACTGTGATGCAGAATGTAGGTCTTTTGATTATAAAA GAAAGTCACCCAAATCAAATACGAAAAaagatacatttataaaaaaaatacagaacttTAAG AATTACAATCAAAAGCAGTATCGCACTCCATGGAAAACTTTTTCGAAAAAGTCTCTTAAAGATAAACTAGATGCCACAAACAGTATAAGGATGTTACGAAGGGAACGGGAGGGAGAATTGTACATTATGGCATTTAATGCCATAGGGGCTATGTATAAACAACTATATGATCAGCATCTTATAAATGGAGCAGTTTTACGAATACTCAAATCCGTACTCGACTCTGCTGTCGATTTCAGCGTTGGAAAACTACGGCGAAGTCCTATACTG gCATGGAGAGAAGCTTGTTCTGAGGCGGGAAATCATCATCTCAGTAGCGGCGAAGACACATACCGTACATTTCGTTTATCGGAACATCATCTACAG agtATGACAGCTTTTGAAGTGGAATGGAGAGTTTTAGAGTCACGTTTACTAAGATCTTGTAAACCAAGAAGATACTGGGGGTCTTTTTTACAACGTACAAAGAAGAAACAACCTATTTTAGCAGCCGCTTTGgattacaagaaaattttaaactacaTTCAACAACTTAGTGCCTTTGTGGATGTCCATGAAGAACTTTTGTATCGAGGAGGCTCATCACTTTCCAAACTTCTCGGTTCAAGATTATCTTCTAGCTATCAACTTCAAGTTAAAAAAGCtaaaaaatttatgatttacttgataaaaaaatttccgTATGGTTTTCCGTATGCTTTAGTAGTACATGCTGCAACATTGctaatacattttaaacaacaa TTAATAatagaacaagaaaaaaaaggacttTTATTGGAAGAAGATGTCTTCACGCTTAATGAATTGATGAATAATCAATTGCATGATCTTGTATCCTTCAGTCCTATTgtttacttgaatattttgaaacatttgctAAGCTATACAACTCTTTTTTGTTAA
- the LOC128884079 gene encoding uncharacterized protein LOC128884079 isoform X4: MKYRHFCTFYFYIKICLYTQFHISSAQQQPHDQSMTHMNANHRFSSSVTPKIVPSPSNTTEFNKLERDECVLDSYILFFCCIFLVAGILQLLVSKVSIINIPLSIIWFIFGMSISLIVHLVAKKKPCYFTENIHDHKIYLFLYGAQYISKTKAEVIYLIFLPILLYDASLHIKWHHFKRFAYSGITLAVLGVAYQVAVVGILFYLTLSDDHLLVPNFDKTLKRNTALCNAFLITTSLVSTDPVAVISVLQSLNASFFKSLSLGHVVSWNGILLRLLSLLFLAPVFGYFVGVTIYRTVRYFPKHPETQATMLMVTSYLVYFVSEKFISTSGPVAIVCYGIYYTAFGHVGLGREGHLQHLHSVNVLAGLANTSLFIIAGSITMRMLLEGILQENGVPIRIIFHIPIFYIYLILGRASMILLFLPLIKRTGYGINWKEIILFVWGGLRGAIVLAMGLMIEQDERISPVMRRRSVLYIAGTTLFLLVINGASFEVLFTYLNAYPPKPFRRVYLERVMKHIDQKYFKECTVLKNYWLFQGTEVLKFANLVVPQLGWRRMDNHGRINVTLPQISSKWDNLLKELEIQESLYINSIQEPEFSNDVYCILHNPLNHQKISELTHATATSFLGLHEPQHSAKSFNAVQSMELLEKIPLKLDKKTYSPRSNCASTMTYKESSFKTKKIFSRDTCKARSVNIPCSPGNSKSNNPVLHESLKYNNTLDIYPEKMDFCNNNNNNNNINDINDNASQCARDPCEENLDIPYSCHKNVQFNENIPVNGNVSQHNNSLEINKKFYKSPYQTTARMTCLRHPDWCREGFYFYPSAKERIKMKNKQERPLPASSQTFVSKTPDNVQTTLHRSFDILTKGHQESTGQFKFSESFNTKHYFSNNPVPISKTSHPLHRSGTRKKRELIKHMTTPRHHSSDKLTADCLEGWTFFSDDDCDAECRSFDYKRKSPKSNTKKDTFIKKIQNFKNYNQKQYRTPWKTFSKKSLKDKLDATNSIRMLRREREGELYIMAFNAIGAMYKQLYDQHLINGAVLRILKSVLDSAVDFSVGKLRRSPILAWREACSEAGNHHLSSGEDTYRTFRLSEHHLQSMTAFEVEWRVLESRLLRSCKPRRYWGSFLQRTKKKQPILAAALDYKKILNYIQQLSAFVDVHEELLYRGGSSLSKLLGSRLSSSYQLQVKKAKKFMIYLIKKFPYGFPYALVVHAATLLIHFKQQLIIEQEKKGLLLEEDVFTLNELMNNQLHDLVSFSPIVYLNILKHLLSYTTLFC, encoded by the exons atgaaatatcgccatttttgtactttttatttttacataaaaatttgtttatatactcaatttcacatttcatcAGCTCAACAACAACCACATGACCAATCAATGACTCACATGAACGCAAATCATCGTTTCTCCTCTTCTGTTACCCCTAAAATAGTACCATCACCTTCAAACACAACTGAGTTTAATAAATTGGAAAGGGATGAATGCGTTTTAGATAgctatattttgtttttttgttgtatttttctaGTCGCTGGCATACTTCAGCTGCTGGTTTCTAAagtttctataataaatattccgtTAAGCATTATATGGTTTATATTCGGTATGAGTATAAGCTTGATTGTTCATTTAGTAGCTAAAAAAAAACCCTgttattttacagaaaatatacatgatcataaaatatatctatttttGTATGGTGCTCAGTATATTAGTAAAACAAAAGCGGaggttatttatttaattttccttccaATACTCTTATATGACGCTTCTTTACATATTAAATGGCACCATTTTAAACGATTTGCATATAGTGGTATTACATTAGCAGTGCTTGGCGTGGCGTATCAAGTCGCCGTTGTGGGTATCCTTTTCTACCTGACATTATCAGACGATCATTTACTTGTACccaattttgataaaacattaaaaagaaataccgCCTTGTGTAATGCATTCTTGATAACAACATCTTTAGTATCGACTGATCCCGTAGCTGTTATCTCCGTTCTACAATCGCTCAACGCTTCA tttttcaagTCTTTATCTTTAGGACATGTAGTGTCATGGAATGGTATTTTGTTAAGACTTCTTTCTCTGCTTTTTTTAGCACCAGTTTTTGGTTATTTTGTTGGGGTGACAATCTACCGAACAGTTAGATACTTCCCAAAACATCCAGAAACACAA gCTACAATGCTAATGGTAACAAGTTATTTGGTCTATTTCGTAagcgaaaaattcatttctacaagTGGACCTGTAGCAATTGTATGCTACGGAATTTATTACACGGCGTTCGGACATGTCGGACTTGGTCGTGAAGGACACTTACAACATTTACACTCTGTTAACGTTTTGGCAGGATTAGCTAATACTAGCTTATTCATTATAGCTGGATCGATTACTATGAGAATGTTACTTGAAGGTATTCTACAGGAAAATGGTGTTCCTATTCGTATAATCTTTCATATTCCCatcttctatatttatttaatacttggACGAGCGTCTATGATTCTGCTTTTTTTACCACTAATTAAACGTACTGGGTATGGTATCAattggaaagaaataatactttttgtaTGGGGAGGTCTTCGAGGTGCTATTGTTCTTGCCATGGGACTAATGATTGAGCAAGATGAACGTATATCTCCAGTAATGCGTCGCCGTTCGGTTCTATATATAGCTGGAacaactttatttttacttgttaTAAATGGGGCGTCTTTTGAGGTTCTCTTTACGTATCTTAACGCGTATCCACCAAAACCATTCAGAAGAGTATATTTAGAGCGTGTAATGAAACAT ATTGATCAAAAGTATTTTAAGGAATGTactgttttgaaaaattactgGCTATTTCAAGGAACAGAAGTGTTAAAATTCGCTAATCTTGTCGTTCCACAATTGG gttgGAGACGTATGGACAACCATGGAAGAATTAATGTGACTCTACCGCAAATAAGTTCGAAATgggataatttattaaaggaaTTAGAAATACAGGAGTCCTTATATATAAACAG CATACAGGAACCAGAATTCTCTAATG atgTGTACTGTATATTACACAATCCTCTCAACCACCAAAAAATCAGTGAACTAACACATGCCACAGCAACATCATTCTTAGGTCTTCATG aaCCTCAGCATAGTGCTAAAAGCTTTAATGCAGTTCAGTCTATGGAACTTTTGGAGAAGATACCTTtgaaattagataaaaaaacatattctCCAAGATCTAATTGTGCTTCTACAATGACTTATAAGGAATCGTCTTTCAagacgaaaaaaatattttcaag AGATACTTGTAAAGCAAGATCCGTAAATATTCCATGTTCCCCCGGAAATTCGAAATCTAATAATCCCGTGCTACATGAATCTTTAAAGTACAATAATACGTTAGACATCTACCCGGaaaaaatggatttttgtaataataataataataataataatatcaatgatATCAATGATAACGCATCCCAAT GTGCACGGGATCCCTGTGAGGAAAATTTGGACATCCCCTATAGTTGTCACAAGAATGTTCAATTCAACGAAAATATTCCAGTGAATGGTAATGTAAGCCAACATAACAACTCTTtggaaataaacaaaaaattttacaagTCGCCCTACCAAACCACTGCTCGAATGACATGTTTACGACATCCTGATTGGTGTCGAGaaggtttttatttttatccaagCGCCAAAGAGcgcataaaaatgaaaaacaaacaagaaaGACCATTACCAGCATCTTCGCAGACTTTTGTAAGCAAAACTCCTGACAATGTGCAAACGACACTTCATCGAAGTTTTGACATTCTAACAAAAGGGCATCAAGAGTCTACag GGCAATTCAAATTCAGCGAATCATTCAAcacaaaacattatttttctaacaacCCTGTACCTATTTCAAAAACATCACACCCTTTACACCGGTCGGGTACTCGCAAAAAGCGTGAATTAATTAAGCACATGACAACACCAAGACATCACTCATCGGATAAACTTACAGCTGATTGTCTAGAAGGctggacatttttttctgacgATGACTGTGATGCAGAATGTAGGTCTTTTGATTATAAAA GAAAGTCACCCAAATCAAATACGAAAAaagatacatttataaaaaaaatacagaacttTAAG AATTACAATCAAAAGCAGTATCGCACTCCATGGAAAACTTTTTCGAAAAAGTCTCTTAAAGATAAACTAGATGCCACAAACAGTATAAGGATGTTACGAAGGGAACGGGAGGGAGAATTGTACATTATGGCATTTAATGCCATAGGGGCTATGTATAAACAACTATATGATCAGCATCTTATAAATGGAGCAGTTTTACGAATACTCAAATCCGTACTCGACTCTGCTGTCGATTTCAGCGTTGGAAAACTACGGCGAAGTCCTATACTG gCATGGAGAGAAGCTTGTTCTGAGGCGGGAAATCATCATCTCAGTAGCGGCGAAGACACATACCGTACATTTCGTTTATCGGAACATCATCTACAG agtATGACAGCTTTTGAAGTGGAATGGAGAGTTTTAGAGTCACGTTTACTAAGATCTTGTAAACCAAGAAGATACTGGGGGTCTTTTTTACAACGTACAAAGAAGAAACAACCTATTTTAGCAGCCGCTTTGgattacaagaaaattttaaactacaTTCAACAACTTAGTGCCTTTGTGGATGTCCATGAAGAACTTTTGTATCGAGGAGGCTCATCACTTTCCAAACTTCTCGGTTCAAGATTATCTTCTAGCTATCAACTTCAAGTTAAAAAAGCtaaaaaatttatgatttacttgataaaaaaatttccgTATGGTTTTCCGTATGCTTTAGTAGTACATGCTGCAACATTGctaatacattttaaacaacaa TTAATAatagaacaagaaaaaaaaggacttTTATTGGAAGAAGATGTCTTCACGCTTAATGAATTGATGAATAATCAATTGCATGATCTTGTATCCTTCAGTCCTATTgtttacttgaatattttgaaacatttgctAAGCTATACAACTCTTTTTTGTTAA